Part of the Halomarina litorea genome is shown below.
GCCCGGGAGTGCGACCACGTCCCGGTGGTCGCGTTCGGCGGCGAACGCGCGCGCCACCGCCGCACCCGTCTCCGAGTCGTAGCCGCGTTCGGCCGCGAGCGCCCGGAAACACCGCTCGCGCAGGTCGGCCATCCCGTTGGCCCGTTCGGCGAACTCGTCGAAGCGCTCGTAGTACGCCTCGACGGGGAACAGGGGGTCGACCCCGACCCGGTCGAAGGCGACGGCGAGGACCTCGCCGGGGCTCCGGCAGTAGGTACAGAGCGTGCCGTCGAGGTCGAACGTGACCGCGCGGACGGGTGAGTCAGACATCCTCGACCGGTCGGTAGTGTGCCTCCTCGTCCCCGCCGACGCGTTCGGCGAGGCCGAAGGTGACCGCCCACTCCAGCACTCGTTCGACCCGTTCGCGCCACACGTCCGTCCAGTCGGTGCGCCGCGAGCGCTCCCACTGTGGGACCTCCTCGACGACGCGGTCGAACACCGCCTCGGCGTCGAGGGGGTCGTCCGCGCCGTCGAGGACGGTGAGGACCGCCTCGACGGGGTGGACGCGTTCGCGGAACGCGCGCGCGAGGTCCACGTCCTCGGGGGCCTCGCCGGTCTGGTAGTACTGGCCGTCGGTCTCCGCGACGAGGCCGAGCGCCTGCATGAACGTTATCCACTCGCGGGCGGCGTCCCGGGAGGCGAGGTCCGTGTCCGCCACGAGGCGGGCACAGCAGTCGTCCTCGCTGCCGGGGACGAGCGGCATCGCCAGTCGTGCCCGTCCGAGGAACGACAGCGGGCGCGGTTCGGGGACGACCTTGAACCTCATCGCTCCCCCACTACCGCAGGCCGAAGGAGTCGGCCAACATCTCCTCGTCTACCGCCCCGAGGGTGTAGGTGTCCCCGCCGGCCACGTCGATAGTGACCTGCGCGGGGGCGAAGACGCTCTCGGGCACGTCGTAGAAGTCCCAGTCGGCCTGCTCGAACAGGTCGGCGAACGGCGTGCCGTACTCGTCGCGTGCGGTCGAGGGCACCTCGTCGAAGCGGTCGAACTCGCTGTCGACGACGAGGTGGACCTCCCCGCCGTAGGCGAGGGCGTCGTTCGTCCGGGCCATCGCGCCCTCCTCGCTGGCGGCGACGGGCGCGACGGGCGCGGCGGCGCTCACCGAGAGGACGTCGAGGGGGTCGTAGCCCAGTTCCGAGAGGCGGAAGGCGGCGAGTTCGCCCGCGCGAGCGGCCGTCGCCACGCTCCCCGTGATGCTCGCCGTCGAGTAGGTGGGCAGGAAGACGCTCCCCACGTCGACGCCCGCGTAGTCGGCGACGTGTTCGGCCGTCGCCTCGGTGGGCAGTTCGTCCGACTCTAAGGCGAGGACGGCGAAGTCGAACTCGTCGGCGTAGCCGATGCGGGCGAACTCCTCCTCCTCGGCGACGAGGGCGCGCGCCGGACCGCTCCCCAGTGCCTCGTAGCCGTCGACCGACACCTCCCAGCCGGCCTTCTGGGCGCACAAAAGCGAGAGCGCGGGGTGGTCGGTCGTCACGTTCACGTAGGTCCGCGGGGTGCCCGCGAGTCGGCGGACCGAACTGGCGACGCTCGTCAGGCCCGCCGACTGGATCTCGGCGAGCAACATGCCCGCCTCGACTCCCCCCATCGCGTCGACGCCGAAGTCGATCACCGTCGCGCCGTTGTCGAGTTCGAACGCGTCGATGGCGAGTTCGTCGAGGAAGTCGAGCGCCTCGTCGACGAGTTCCAACGACATCCGATTGAGACTCTCCATGCGCGTGTCTGGGACGGTTTCGGCTAAAGGGTTTGTCAGTCGGGAGCCGCAGATTTCGGTGTTGCACGAGTAAGCCCGGTATGGAACACCCACCCTCGACGGGACGACTCGCGCGGCTCGCTGCGCGCTTCACTCGCTCCCGCACGTCACTCGCTCCAGTGCTTGCCGAGCCGTGCATCGTCCTCCCGTCACGCCCCTTCACTCCGCCAGGTTCCGCACCGCGCCTACCCGACTCCGTCGGCCGCGCACGAGGCGCGGCCAGCCGTCAGCACGGGGGTCGGGACTCGGTCACCTTCGGAGGGAGCGGGGGAAGTGGAGTAGACGCTCTCGTCGCGTATCGCGAGTCGATAGGATGGCCCCCTACACTGGCACTACAGCCAGGCGTCCAAATCCACGACCCGCTGGTTCGGCGGCGACCCGACGACCACCTTCCCCGGACCGACGTCCTCGGTCACCACCGCACCCGCCGCCACGACGCTGTCGGCCCCGAGTTCGACGCCCGGCGCGACGACCGACCCCGCCCCGACGAACGCCCCCTCGCGGAGGACGACTCGCTCGAAGACGTCGTTGCCGTGTGCCATCCCGTCCTCGTCGAGGGGATGGGTGACCCCGACGACGCTACAGTTCGGGCCGATTTGCACCTCGTCGCCGATTTTGGCGTTCTCGACGTACGTCCCCGCGTTGACGACCACGCGGTCGCCGAGGGTGCTCTTCTTCAGGGAGGTCCGTTCGTAGATGCCACAGCCGTCGCCGACCGTCGAGTCGTGGACGGTGACGAACTCGCGGACCTCCGACTCCCCGATCTCCGAGTCCACGATTCGCGCCGAGTCGTCTACCTGGTCGTTCATAAGGGGCACACCCGGCGTCCCGGGTCAAGCGTATCGGTCGTCCGGGGTCTGGCACTTTTTATTACTACCACGACGCCATGTCACGTATGCAGACGCACATCGTCCCGGTCGGGTTCGACTACGACCGGCTCATCGCCCCGCTGCGCTCCGCGCGGGTTTCGGAGTCTGCTAATGGCAAACACCGACGCAACCCTCGAACCAATCGCGCCCGACACGGCAGTTGAGCTTTACCTGACCGACCGGCAAGCCGAACTTGCTGCGGAAACCCTCTCGTCCTACGAATACAAGCTGAGTCACTTCACCGAGTGGTGCGAGCGGGAAGACGTCGGCAACCTCAACGACCTAACCGGGAGGAAGCTGCTACAGTTCAAGCAGGACCGAGCAACCCACCTCGCACCCGTCTCTCTCAAGGGACAGATG
Proteins encoded:
- the mch gene encoding methenyltetrahydromethanopterin cyclohydrolase encodes the protein MESLNRMSLELVDEALDFLDELAIDAFELDNGATVIDFGVDAMGGVEAGMLLAEIQSAGLTSVASSVRRLAGTPRTYVNVTTDHPALSLLCAQKAGWEVSVDGYEALGSGPARALVAEEEEFARIGYADEFDFAVLALESDELPTEATAEHVADYAGVDVGSVFLPTYSTASITGSVATAARAGELAAFRLSELGYDPLDVLSVSAAAPVAPVAASEEGAMARTNDALAYGGEVHLVVDSEFDRFDEVPSTARDEYGTPFADLFEQADWDFYDVPESVFAPAQVTIDVAGGDTYTLGAVDEEMLADSFGLR
- a CDS encoding acyltransferase translates to MNDQVDDSARIVDSEIGESEVREFVTVHDSTVGDGCGIYERTSLKKSTLGDRVVVNAGTYVENAKIGDEVQIGPNCSVVGVTHPLDEDGMAHGNDVFERVVLREGAFVGAGSVVAPGVELGADSVVAAGAVVTEDVGPGKVVVGSPPNQRVVDLDAWL